The DNA segment TCAATAACATAACGACATCTTTAATCGATGCATCAATAGAGAAATATAAGACAAACAAATATGGTCATGTAAGTACGGCTACTGACGTTAATGaatatgataaattttGGAATGATCAGAATTTCAAACAAGAGTTTGAGCAAGATACACCGCCATTAtcagaaaatattgaagttGAAATGAACGAAGAAAGAGTCTCACCTATTGATACGCAAGTTGCTATTCCTAAGCCAAGAGAACATTTTTTAGATATATTCGTAGATAAGCTGATAAGTAAATTGGTAACTGAAAGATTGCCAGAAAGAGAACAGCTAGCTGATCGAATACTTTTGCCAACTGATAATTACCAACAACCTATATCCGCCACAACTTTAGGAAGCAATTTTGGTAAGTTAGGTTCAAACCTAACAacattatttgatttacAAGAAAGTATTATTAGATTGATTACCTGGAGGGCTCCATCAGCTACTATTACACTATTAATATTGCTAActttttttatcaattacCCACTATTGACATTGTTGATTCCTCTATTTAATTTACTCTTTAGAAATATGATACCAAGTTACTTACACAGACACCCTTCCAACCTCAAGAAATAtccaataaaaataatatatggCAGATCATTGATTGAAGATGTTACTACCGGTGGACCTAGTAATGCCTGGCATCCTAAATCAGATTTTGGTAAAAATGACTTGCCATCATCTAGTTCAGAAGCAACGTATGATAGCCCAAATATAATCAATGATCGAACTTCACAAGTGTCTGTTCAGAACAGCAATAGTTCTGTAGAAATCGTAGCTAACCTTCGTGATCTTCAAAATGTAACATCTAGTCTCGTTAAGCTGAATGAGGAACtagaaaaatttttttatggACTAGCTGGTTTTAAAGATGAATCTCAATCGACACTTCTGTTTTTTATCTGTTTTATTAGTTTATTTGCATCACTTGGCTTGTTTTACAATATTAACTGGCCGATGTTTTTAATTACTACTATTTGGACATTTATGATAGCCATTCATCCTAAAATCAAACCTTTATtgatcaattttattaaaataatgttaaacaagaaaaaaaacaataatacaaaGAACAGGCGATTTAAGCATCTTGTCATTTTAGATGAACAGCCAGAGGAGCAATACgtaga comes from the Tetrapisispora phaffii CBS 4417 chromosome 1, complete genome genome and includes:
- the PEX28 gene encoding Pex28p (similar to Saccharomyces cerevisiae PEX28 (YHR150W); ancestral locus Anc_5.103); this encodes MLRYIGQKYEAILATIIEKEIDENPSNAKRELINNITTSLIDASIEKYKTNKYGHVSTATDVNEYDKFWNDQNFKQEFEQDTPPLSENIEVEMNEERVSPIDTQVAIPKPREHFLDIFVDKLISKLVTERLPEREQLADRILLPTDNYQQPISATTLGSNFGKLGSNLTTLFDLQESIIRLITWRAPSATITLLILLTFFINYPLLTLLIPLFNLLFRNMIPSYLHRHPSNLKKYPIKIIYGRSLIEDVTTGGPSNAWHPKSDFGKNDLPSSSSEATYDSPNIINDRTSQVSVQNSNSSVEIVANLRDLQNVTSSLVKLNEELEKFFYGLAGFKDESQSTLLFFICFISLFASLGLFYNINWPMFLITTIWTFMIAIHPKIKPLLINFIKIMLNKKKNNNTKNRRFKHLVILDEQPEEQYVEIFEIYKKGITSYQWNLCVFSNQIYDPDDTVRKLEDPPHGVPTLEDITPPRTWTFDENSNWEIDKDAAGWIKENELTLFANNDFAMDEEYKRRRWVRKVLRYAKPARKPQT